One window from the genome of Ferroacidibacillus organovorans encodes:
- a CDS encoding GNAT family N-acetyltransferase yields MEEILGERVCLREIEEKDHVPLWNMIYGEDSPEWKKWDAPYYSLERIDFAQFEQQIREQVKREEPVPSRVAITTTGGELIGIVSYYWEHKLSFWLEVGIVIYKPEFWNSGYGTEALKLWIDHLFTSLPLVRIGLATWSGNHRMIRSAEKLGMKMEARIRKARLHQDTYYDALRMGVLREEWPIVDRTGEEGVHGCK; encoded by the coding sequence GTGGAAGAAATCCTTGGAGAGCGAGTTTGTCTTCGCGAGATTGAGGAAAAGGATCATGTTCCACTGTGGAACATGATCTACGGTGAAGATTCACCAGAGTGGAAGAAATGGGACGCTCCATATTATTCGTTGGAAAGGATCGACTTTGCTCAGTTTGAACAACAGATACGAGAACAGGTGAAGAGAGAGGAGCCTGTACCAAGCCGTGTTGCGATTACGACGACAGGTGGAGAACTCATTGGCATTGTTTCATACTACTGGGAGCACAAGTTGTCTTTTTGGCTTGAGGTAGGCATTGTCATTTATAAGCCGGAGTTCTGGAATAGTGGATACGGTACTGAAGCATTGAAACTTTGGATTGATCACTTGTTTACATCGCTACCATTAGTCAGAATTGGGCTTGCCACGTGGTCGGGAAACCATCGAATGATTCGAAGTGCTGAGAAGCTAGGTATGAAGATGGAGGCGCGCATTCGAAAGGCTAGATTACATCAAGATACATATTACGACGCGTTGCGTATGGGTGTATTACGTGAAGAGTGGCCGATTGTGGATAGGACAGGTGAAGAGGGGGTGCACGGATGCAAGTGA
- a CDS encoding LysR family transcriptional regulator: protein MHMESHEVFCAVVEYGSVTKAALALHMTQSTASRHLQALEDEYGGLLCERSALGLTLTPLGRALYPYSCDLVNCHARSKEELLRLRQEGGDIVVGATLTIGEYVLPGILGKVRKCHPNADIRMRISNTAGILEDLQRHRIDIALVEGVIHQPGELRVTCWRMDELVLVCGQDHPFAACGEIHLRDLQGQPLLMREEGSGTREVTEMALENAGFLPPVPVAMELGSIQAIKSAIEAGLGIAFLSKLTIEEECASRRLIEVPLRDFHITRNLFIVERPERYAKWIVKSFLQFLQSASA from the coding sequence ATGCACATGGAGAGTCACGAGGTATTCTGTGCGGTCGTTGAGTATGGAAGCGTAACCAAAGCCGCGCTTGCGCTGCATATGACGCAGTCGACCGCCAGCCGCCACCTGCAGGCACTCGAAGATGAGTATGGCGGTCTTTTGTGTGAGCGGAGTGCGCTCGGACTCACGCTGACGCCATTGGGACGCGCACTCTATCCCTATTCATGTGACCTCGTAAACTGCCACGCCCGCTCCAAAGAAGAACTCTTGCGGCTGCGTCAAGAGGGCGGAGACATCGTGGTTGGCGCGACGCTTACGATTGGCGAATACGTCTTGCCGGGAATTCTTGGCAAGGTGCGAAAGTGCCATCCGAATGCAGACATCCGCATGCGCATCTCAAACACCGCAGGAATCCTTGAAGATCTTCAGCGTCATCGCATCGACATCGCACTCGTGGAGGGTGTAATTCATCAGCCGGGGGAACTCCGGGTGACCTGTTGGCGAATGGACGAGTTGGTGCTTGTCTGCGGGCAGGATCATCCGTTTGCGGCGTGCGGCGAGATTCATTTGCGCGATCTTCAAGGACAGCCCCTCTTGATGCGGGAAGAGGGATCGGGGACGCGCGAGGTGACAGAAATGGCGCTTGAAAACGCCGGCTTCCTGCCCCCCGTGCCCGTCGCCATGGAACTCGGGAGCATTCAGGCGATCAAGTCGGCGATTGAGGCGGGTCTTGGGATCGCTTTTCTCTCCAAGCTGACCATCGAGGAAGAGTGCGCGAGCCGTCGCTTGATTGAAGTTCCCCTTCGCGATTTTCACATCACCCGGAATCTATTCATCGTTGAGCGGCCGGAGCGTTATGCCAAGTGGATCGTCAAATCCTTCCTACAATTCCTCCAGAGTGCGTCGGCCTGA
- a CDS encoding DinB family protein, translated as MRIRPLSDEYPEYYGRYIHLLPDGEIEEMLRAQQTEMMSLVRQVDEETAERSYAAGKWTLKEVIGHLADTERVMSYRMLAIARGERATLPVFDQDAYVAAAAFNAFSLARLLDDFEAVRAATIRLTATLDEAAWSRRGTVGENVVSARALAYIIAGHERHHFTVLRDKYL; from the coding sequence ATGCGCATCCGTCCGCTGTCTGATGAATATCCAGAGTACTATGGGAGATATATCCATTTGCTTCCTGATGGAGAGATTGAAGAGATGCTTCGCGCGCAACAGACAGAGATGATGAGCCTGGTAAGGCAGGTGGACGAAGAGACGGCTGAGCGCTCCTACGCGGCGGGAAAGTGGACCCTGAAAGAGGTGATCGGGCATCTCGCCGATACGGAGCGGGTGATGTCCTACAGGATGCTCGCCATCGCGCGCGGGGAACGTGCGACGCTTCCCGTGTTCGATCAGGATGCGTATGTCGCGGCGGCAGCATTCAACGCGTTTTCGCTCGCTCGTCTGCTTGATGATTTTGAGGCGGTTCGCGCCGCGACCATTCGTCTCACGGCCACATTGGATGAGGCAGCGTGGAGCAGGCGCGGCACGGTGGGAGAAAACGTAGTGTCGGCGCGCGCGCTTGCATACATCATCGCAGGCCATGAACGCCACCACTTCACCGTGTTGCGGGACAAATATTTGTAA
- a CDS encoding RNA polymerase sigma factor, with amino-acid sequence MPDEELWQRIKTGDPDALSILYDRYAPRVRGIALRMTRESTLAEEIVQEVFTKIWISTSYDPTRGLFQHWITTVARNVTIDALRRRMREIDLPASETIYSDRLSRDALKAHTSEVDSSDLRSDLAHALAHLRQEDYEVVRLTYFEGFTLTEVARILSLPIGTVKTRLHRALLALRARMDDWKEGVQG; translated from the coding sequence ATGCCCGATGAAGAGCTGTGGCAACGCATCAAGACGGGCGATCCGGATGCGCTCAGCATCTTGTACGATCGGTACGCGCCGAGAGTGCGTGGCATTGCACTGCGGATGACCCGGGAGTCTACGCTAGCCGAAGAAATCGTCCAGGAAGTCTTCACAAAGATTTGGATTTCAACATCGTACGATCCAACGCGCGGACTCTTTCAACACTGGATCACAACGGTTGCCAGGAACGTGACGATCGATGCATTGCGTCGAAGAATGCGCGAGATTGACCTCCCTGCTTCTGAAACGATCTACAGCGACCGCCTGTCGCGCGATGCATTGAAAGCTCACACTTCGGAAGTGGACTCCTCTGATTTGCGCAGTGATCTCGCACACGCGTTAGCTCATCTGCGCCAAGAAGATTACGAGGTTGTGCGTTTAACCTATTTCGAAGGGTTCACGTTGACGGAAGTCGCACGCATCCTGTCACTGCCGATTGGGACAGTGAAAACGCGATTACACCGTGCGCTTTTGGCGCTGCGCGCACGAATGGACGACTGGAAGGAAGGGGTGCAAGGATGA